In Gadus morhua chromosome 9, gadMor3.0, whole genome shotgun sequence, the sequence TTTTGGAGATCAGATGTGGACGATTCTGTAAAAAATAAACGGATTTGAAACGGAACACTGTcttttaagaaaaataaattataagaatacaaaataatataaatcctCCATCATTTGAAGAAGTACCAACAGTCTGAATGTCTCCTTCTAGAGGGATACATGGGTTTAAAAGAGATAGGATTTCTAGGAATGTAATGGAAGGAGCCGGAAATGATACCAATAACATCAGACTGGGGAGTGTATGCATAAGCTCGTTGTGCAAGTACTTAACATTTTTATTGTTGTGAAAGTTATATTGTTCCTGGGGAACAATGCAACCATACAATGTAGTAAGATGACACATGTAACCTCAACTTTCTTTTACAGTTGCATTACTGCTACTCGCTAACTCCTGTGAAGAAGGAAGTAGGTTCTGTTGACTCAAGATTCGTCACATATAAATGCATTGGGTTATTTTCCTGTAATGTTGCTAAGCATCCAAATGTAATACCAAAACACAGATATTCTAAAAAGAAAATCGAAGGGATTGCAATCTTACCTAGGCGCTTGGAGACACAAGCATGATGGAAAAGGTTTAGCACATCGGTGTAGATGTGAGGCAGGTGTTTGAGGGACATCAACCTGCGGAGTTTGGACGAGAAGGCTTGTCTGTGGAGCTGAGTGAGGTGCTTCTCTTCAGACAGAGTGGTGGGCCGCAGCTCCACCTTACGGTTCTGCAGCACCTGGTCAATATGGCCACCCTGGACCTGAGGGAACAGCAACTTCTTCACCACCATCATGGGGATAAACACTGCCCCGGTCCGCATGACATGTGGAAATGGACATTGTTCCTGTGAGATATATTCCTCAATCCTGAGTAGCACCTTGTCCAGAGCCAACTGGATCTGTACATTAAACCAAGCTTGTCCGGCTTCGACCCCCGGTAGACAGGATATCCTGTGGTTTTTGTTAGCAGAAAGTGCAGAGTGAACCTTCTCCCCCTGACAAATCCAGTCTCTGAGGGCCTGCTCTGGGGAGACCGATACCACCTCAGTCACCAAGTTGCAGAGGCAATGGTGGAGCTTCAAGAAACGCTCACGGACGTGTATGGGAGGTGTTTGTGGCGGAGGAGGGTGTTTGAACTCAGCCAACAACTCAGGTAGAGTGAGTGGCTTGTTGACCACCACAATAGGTTGAACAGGGGGCTTGTGGACCTCCACAATAGGTTGAATGTTGACCTCAACCATAGCCCCAATCGGAGGCTTGTTGGATTGAGGGGCTGGTTTCTCTATTGAGCGGCGAGATGCAATGCCGTGGGTATCAGGTAAGATTAATTTGTATTTGGAAATAGTAAATTGAGGGGTGCTTTGGGTGCCGAGTGTGTCCTCTGATTGCACAGCAGGTGTAGTTGATTTAGAGGATGTTTCACTCAATGCCTCCAGTTGTACAGGGGGTGGCTGGACATCTTCTTGATGCGAAGATTCTAATCCAACATCTGGTGTGGTATGgcatgttttagaagtctcatCTAAAACTTCATTTGGAGGGGTAATGTCAAACTCTTCGGGTTCACACTTCTTGATCACAAACATGGGGCCAGTGTCAGGAATAGAAACCTCTGCGGCCTCCCCTTTTACTGCAGCCTCGGAACAGTCCGCTGAAATCACTTTACTATGACTGTTTACACAGTCATCCGTTTCAAGTTCCTGCTTCTCTACCTTCATTGCTTTTTGTTCAATAAGATCTGATGTAGGCTTCACTGTTGTGGTATTACTGAAGAGCAGCTCTTTGGGCACTGGGCCCTCGTAAGGGGGCTCTGCCTCTTCTCTTGGTCCTTTATCTTGTATAGAAGGGTCTGTTTTATCTTCACATGGTTTAGTGCACTGATCAATGCTCCAAAGCCTTTTACTGGAGAGCAGCATACCAGAAGCCTGCAGGAGCGCTCTGTAGGGGGCCAAACTAAAGACATTATCAATGATTGGCATTGGATGATGATCTGTTGAATTGTCGTTCTTCATTATATCTCCCTCAAGTTCCAACTTTTGTCTTTTCATTAAAAGTTCCTCATCGGGTGAATCacatttttccatttttattgGTTTGGTGGTGAAGTCATTGGGAACCTGTGAATTACTCCTCTTGAGTTTTCCTTTAAAAGCTGTTGTAGAGAAACAAGATGGCGACGTACCATGGTCTTCATTAGTCACCAGAGAAGACGTGTCCGTCGTTGACGCCCTGTTATGACCATGACTGTAAACTTTGTGAATACGTTCTCCATAGTGAGTTGGGGACATTTGGACAGCTGTATGATCTGTATGGTCCTTGGACTGCTTTGAAGTTATGACATGGACTTTATGACAGGAGTAGTCCAGCGGCCGGTCCGGGGTAATGGTGGGGGGGGTACTGAATCGCTCTCCATGCGGGCTATTGTGTGGAACTTTGTTCCTTGGTAATCTGCCTGGGGAAAGATATAACTTTTCCACATGCCCGCTGGGCCTTTTTGCCTCGACATGCATGTTCAGCGGGGAGCCACATGGTTTATCATGTGATCGGGCGCTACCTCTGTCATTATGCAAGTAGACTGGTGAACCATGGGGCTGGCCTACTGGAGATGTAGTGAGACCATTGGTGTGATAGatcagaggtgtgtgttgttcctTTGGTGAGCCTCTCACTTGGCTGGCGGTCATGTGAACCCTTGGAACTGGATAGCGTGGATCCAAACCTCTAAAGAATGAGGGATTTGGCATGGCAACAGAGTTAATCATAGAAGTATCCCCATGATCAGGCTGATAGAGAAGGGGATGTTCCTGTACGTTTTTGAACAAATGATTAGAAAATGCAGAGGCACTTTCTCTGTGCATCTTCTCAATGTTTTTACATACTGATGCACCCTCCATCCTCAAATTTTCCTCAGGGTAATAAAACCCATGGTGCTGTGGAAGATGCCCATATTTGGACATCGGAGAGGGTTCCTGACAAACCTGTGATGGAAGTCTATGTTGTGTTGAGGTCATATGCTCGAATGGGTGAGGGTGGGATGGAAGAAGGCCATGATATCCATTTGGGGGAGTCTGCAAATTCTGTGGAGTTAATGAGCCAAACAATGCGTGAGTTGGGATGCACGGGTAACTACTAAAGGGCGACTCAAAGTAACCAGGTATAGTCCTCGCTCTACATGGTCCTAAATTCTGGTATTTTCCCCCATTGGAATCCTTTGGCAACGGCTTTTCTCCACCGTGTTCAAAGTGAGTCCCTTTTTGTTGCGGAGACGACTCTGGTGCAGTT encodes:
- the c9h15orf39 gene encoding uncharacterized protein C15orf39 homolog isoform X3; this encodes MMESQRAPSLKVPAAQSKMLLFEETPVGAMPGFLGPRGQKYPVPYYAYDPREKDEAGLILAWSGPSAGLTEGRSAVSHQSGMRGNSQSVYQPYKKTFSPEECHSRSPSVCGTPGKPVSSQYARSPDMSSPLACSSTSVINQTAGRSSASQSPQTSMHLAIPKAVYGQRPCCSERGCVLGQRYGVEHVTQRVPSAVHESDWMNTGAHYSRPSPIRRTAPESSPQQKGTHFEHGGEKPLPKDSNGGKYQNLGPCRARTIPGYFESPFSSYPCIPTHALFGSLTPQNLQTPPNGYHGLLPSHPHPFEHMTSTQHRLPSQVCQEPSPMSKYGHLPQHHGFYYPEENLRMEGASVCKNIEKMHRESASAFSNHLFKNVQEHPLLYQPDHGDTSMINSVAMPNPSFFRGLDPRYPVPRVHMTASQVRGSPKEQHTPLIYHTNGLTTSPVGQPHGSPVYLHNDRGSARSHDKPCGSPLNMHVEAKRPSGHVEKLYLSPGRLPRNKVPHNSPHGERFSTPPTITPDRPLDYSCHKVHVITSKQSKDHTDHTAVQMSPTHYGERIHKVYSHGHNRASTTDTSSLVTNEDHGTSPSCFSTTAFKGKLKRSNSQVPNDFTTKPIKMEKCDSPDEELLMKRQKLELEGDIMKNDNSTDHHPMPIIDNVFSLAPYRALLQASGMLLSSKRLWSIDQCTKPCEDKTDPSIQDKGPREEAEPPYEGPVPKELLFSNTTTVKPTSDLIEQKAMKVEKQELETDDCVNSHSKVISADCSEAAVKGEAAEVSIPDTGPMFVIKKCEPEEFDITPPNEVLDETSKTCHTTPDVGLESSHQEDVQPPPVQLEALSETSSKSTTPAVQSEDTLGTQSTPQFTISKYKLILPDTHGIASRRSIEKPAPQSNKPPIGAMVEVNIQPIVEVHKPPVQPIVVVNKPLTLPELLAEFKHPPPPQTPPIHVRERFLKLHHCLCNLVTEVVSVSPEQALRDWICQGEKVHSALSANKNHRISCLPGVEAGQAWFNVQIQLALDKVLLRIEEYISQEQCPFPHVMRTGAVFIPMMVVKKLLFPQVQGGHIDQVLQNRKVELRPTTLSEEKHLTQLHRQAFSSKLRRLMSLKHLPHIYTDVLNLFHHACVSKRLGVKLDGFLKTELEDRSEDPEGLNTPAYIKVFLAEH
- the c9h15orf39 gene encoding uncharacterized protein C15orf39 homolog isoform X2, with the protein product MMESQRAPSLKVPAAQSKMLLFEETPVGAMPGFLGPRGQKYPVPYYAYDPREKDEAGLILAWSGPSAGLTEGRSAVSHQSGMRGNSQSVYQPYKKTFSPEECHSRSPSVCGTPGKPVSSQYARSPDMSSPLACSSTSVINQTAGRSSASQSPQTSMHLAIPKAVYGQRPCCSERGCVLGQRYGVEHVTQRVPSAVHESDWMNTGAHYSRPSPIRRTAPESSPQQKGTHFEHGGEKPLPKDSNGGKYQNLGPCRARTIPGYFESPFSSYPCIPTHALFGSLTPQNLQTPPNGYHGLLPSHPHPFEHMTSTQHRLPSQVCQEPSPMSKYGHLPQHHGFYYPEENLRMEGASVCKNIEKMHRESASAFSNHLFKNVQEHPLLYQPDHGDTSMINSVAMPNPSFFRGLDPRYPVPRVHMTASQVRGSPKEQHTPLIYHTNGLTTSPVGQPHGSPVYLHNDRGSARSHDKPCGSPLNMHVEAKRPSGHVEKLYLSPGRLPRNKVPHNSPHGERFSTPPTITPDRPLDYSCHKVHVITSKQSKDHTDHTAVQMSPTHYGERIHKVYSHGHNRASTTDTSSLVTNEDHGTSPSCFSTTAFKGKLKRSNSQVPNDFTTKPIKMEKCDSPDEELLMKRQKLELEGDIMKNDNSTDHHPMPIIDNVFSLAPYRALLQASGMLLSSKRLWSIDQCTKPCEDKTDPSIQDKGPREEAEPPYEGPVPKELLFSNTTTVKPTSDLIEQKAMKVEKQELETDDCVNSHSKVISADCSEAAVKGEAAEVSIPDTGPMFVIKKCEPEEFDITPPNEVLDETSKTCHTTPDVGLESSHQEDVQPPPVQLEALSETSSKSTTPAVQSEDTLGTQSTPQFTISKYKLILPDTHGIASRRSIEKPAPQSNKPPIGAMVEVNIQPIVEVHKPPVQPIVVVNKPLTLPELLAEFKHPPPPQTPPIHVRERFLKLHHCLCNLVTEVVSVSPEQALRDWICQGEKVHSALSANKNHRISCLPGVEAGQAWFNVQIQLALDKVLLRIEEYISQEQCPFPHVMRTGAVFIPMMVVKKLLFPQVQGGHIDQVLQNRKVELRPTTLSEEKHLTQLHRQAFSSKLRRLMSLKHLPHIYTDVLNLFHHACVSKRLGVKLDGFLKTELEDRSEDPEGLNTPAYIKVFTAPPFPGSNRQMHPQQEGETLYPIKRKSKSRVKRCSRQAFLDYRSSSPNIEVENKEQERNWDDVNSLGETKTDVQNGQEGSVRVEALVGSPGSKENTWTCPLSSDELSTSSSDMEMEGSSVPSLVNPALDSVKDFSPTRAKNGERLKARKPGGKKDLFLGRSTKVPNWNQRREGFSRALRSLSGSRRHSRSRLKIQYCPYLSACHSAEHRRRWVLRSAVQRAQGAIKFCYPDLVGKKILHLYEEDDKSEVWYRGDVVSIHEAHPNPLKNVFEVKYDSEPEWTYFLELLMDFKKGWLKIAE
- the c9h15orf39 gene encoding uncharacterized protein C15orf39 homolog isoform X1 — translated: MMESQRAPSLKVPAAQSKMLLFEETPVGAMPGFLGPRGQKYPVPYYAYDPREKDEAGLILAWSGPSAGLTEGRSAVSHQSGMRGNSQSVYQPYKKTFSPEECHSRSPSVCGTPGKPVSSQYARSPDMSSPLACSSTSVINQTAGRSSASQSPQTSMHLAIPKAVYGQRPCCSERGCVLGQRYGVEHVTQRVPSAVHESDWMNTGAHYSRPSPIRRTAPESSPQQKGTHFEHGGEKPLPKDSNGGKYQNLGPCRARTIPGYFESPFSSYPCIPTHALFGSLTPQNLQTPPNGYHGLLPSHPHPFEHMTSTQHRLPSQVCQEPSPMSKYGHLPQHHGFYYPEENLRMEGASVCKNIEKMHRESASAFSNHLFKNVQEHPLLYQPDHGDTSMINSVAMPNPSFFRGLDPRYPVPRVHMTASQVRGSPKEQHTPLIYHTNGLTTSPVGQPHGSPVYLHNDRGSARSHDKPCGSPLNMHVEAKRPSGHVEKLYLSPGRLPRNKVPHNSPHGERFSTPPTITPDRPLDYSCHKVHVITSKQSKDHTDHTAVQMSPTHYGERIHKVYSHGHNRASTTDTSSLVTNEDHGTSPSCFSTTAFKGKLKRSNSQVPNDFTTKPIKMEKCDSPDEELLMKRQKLELEGDIMKNDNSTDHHPMPIIDNVFSLAPYRALLQASGMLLSSKRLWSIDQCTKPCEDKTDPSIQDKGPREEAEPPYEGPVPKELLFSNTTTVKPTSDLIEQKAMKVEKQELETDDCVNSHSKVISADCSEAAVKGEAAEVSIPDTGPMFVIKKCEPEEFDITPPNEVLDETSKTCHTTPDVGLESSHQEDVQPPPVQLEALSETSSKSTTPAVQSEDTLGTQSTPQFTISKYKLILPDTHGIASRRSIEKPAPQSNKPPIGAMVEVNIQPIVEVHKPPVQPIVVVNKPLTLPELLAEFKHPPPPQTPPIHVRERFLKLHHCLCNLVTEVVSVSPEQALRDWICQGEKVHSALSANKNHRISCLPGVEAGQAWFNVQIQLALDKVLLRIEEYISQEQCPFPHVMRTGAVFIPMMVVKKLLFPQVQGGHIDQVLQNRKVELRPTTLSEEKHLTQLHRQAFSSKLRRLMSLKHLPHIYTDVLNLFHHACVSKRLGVKLDGFLKTELEDRSEDPEGLNTPAYIKVFTAPPFPGSNRQMHPQQEGETLYPIKRKSKSRVKRCSRQAFLDYRSSSPNIEVENKEQERNWDDVNSLGETKTDVQNGQEGSVRVEALVGSPGSKENTWTCPLSSDELSTSSSDMEMEGSSVPSLVNPALDSVKGKLRPKKPSGMILKLRRVLFSKGLNGRTACYKTVSHSGTFSDFSPTRAKNGERLKARKPGGKKDLFLGRSTKVPNWNQRREGFSRALRSLSGSRRHSRSRLKIQYCPYLSACHSAEHRRRWVLRSAVQRAQGAIKFCYPDLVGKKILHLYEEDDKSEVWYRGDVVSIHEAHPNPLKNVFEVKYDSEPEWTYFLELLMDFKKGWLKIAE
- the c9h15orf39 gene encoding uncharacterized protein C15orf39 homolog isoform X4, giving the protein MMESQRAPSLKVPAAQSKMLLFEETPVGAMPGFLGPRGQKYPVPYYAYDPREKDEAGLILAWSGPSAGLTEGRSAVSHQSGMRGNSQSVYQPYKKTFSPEECHSRSPSVCGTPGKPVSSQYARSPDMSSPLACSSTSVINQTAGRSSASQSPQTSMHLAIPKAVYGQRPCCSERGCVLGQRYGVEHVTQRVPSAVHESDWMNTGAHYSRPSPIRRTAPESSPQQKGTHFEHGGEKPLPKDSNGGKYQNLGPCRARTIPGYFESPFSSYPCIPTHALFGSLTPQNLQTPPNGYHGLLPSHPHPFEHMTSTQHRLPSQVCQEPSPMSKYGHLPQHHGFYYPEENLRMEGASVCKNIEKMHRESASAFSNHLFKNVQEHPLLYQPDHGDTSMINSVAMPNPSFFRGLDPRYPVPRVHMTASQVRGSPKEQHTPLIYHTNGLTTSPVGQPHGSPVYLHNDRGSARSHDKPCGSPLNMHVEAKRPSGHVEKLYLSPGRLPRNKVPHNSPHGERFSTPPTITPDRPLDYSCHKVHVITSKQSKDHTDHTAVQMSPTHYGERIHKVYSHGHNRASTTDTSSLVTNEDHGTSPSCFSTTAFKGKLKRSNSQVPNDFTTKPIKMEKCDSPDEELLMKRQKLELEGDIMKNDNSTDHHPMPIIDNVFSLAPYRALLQASGMLLSSKRLWSIDQCTKPCEDKTDPSIQDKGPREEAEPPYEGPVPKELLFSNTTTVKPTSDLIEQKAMKVEKQELETDDCVNSHSKVISADCSEAAVKGEAAEVSIPDTGPMFVIKKCEPEEFDITPPNEVLDETSKTCHTTPDVGLESSHQEDVQPPPVQLEALSETSSKSTTPAVQSEDTLGTQSTPQFTISKYKLILPDTHGIASRRSIEKPAPQSNKPPIGAMVEVNIQPIVEVHKPPVQPIVVVNKPLTLPELLAEFKHPPPPQTPPIHVRERFLKLHHCLCNLVTEVVSVSPEQALRDWICQGEKVHSALSANKNHRISCLPGVEAGQAWFNVQIQLALDKVLLRIEEYISQEQCPFPHVMRTGAVFIPMMVVKKLLFPQVQGGHIDQVLQNRKVELRPTTLSEEKHLTQLHRQAFSSKLRRLMSLKHLPHIYTDVLNLFHHACVSKRLESSTSDLQKKVQE
- the c9h15orf39 gene encoding uncharacterized protein C15orf39 homolog isoform X5 is translated as MMESQRAPSLKVPAAQSKMLLFEETPVGAMPGFLGPRGQKYPVPYYAYDPREKDEAGLILAWSGPSAGLTEGRSAVSHQSGMRGNSQSVYQPYKKTFSPEECHSRSPSVCGTPGKPVSSQYARSPDMSSPLACSSTSVINQTAGRSSASQSPQTSMHLAIPKAVYGQRPCCSERGCVLGQRYGVEHVTQRVPSAVHESDWMNTGAHYSRPSPIRRTAPESSPQQKGTHFEHGGEKPLPKDSNGGKYQNLGPCRARTIPGYFESPFSSYPCIPTHALFGSLTPQNLQTPPNGYHGLLPSHPHPFEHMTSTQHRLPSQVCQEPSPMSKYGHLPQHHGFYYPEENLRMEGASVCKNIEKMHRESASAFSNHLFKNVQEHPLLYQPDHGDTSMINSVAMPNPSFFRGLDPRYPVPRVHMTASQVRGSPKEQHTPLIYHTNGLTTSPVGQPHGSPVYLHNDRGSARSHDKPCGSPLNMHVEAKRPSGHVEKLYLSPGRLPRNKVPHNSPHGERFSTPPTITPDRPLDYSCHKVHVITSKQSKDHTDHTAVQMSPTHYGERIHKVYSHGHNRASTTDTSSLVTNEDHGTSPSCFSTTAFKGKLKRSNSQVPNDFTTKPIKMEKCDSPDEELLMKRQKLELEGDIMKNDNSTDHHPMPIIDNVFSLAPYRALLQASGMLLSSKRLWSIDQCTKPCEDKTDPSIQDKGPREEAEPPYEGPVPKELLFSNTTTVKPTSDLIEQKAMKVEKQELETDDCVNSHSKVISADCSEAAVKGEAAEVSIPDTGPMFVIKKCEPEEFDITPPNEVLDETSKTCHTTPDVGLESSHQEDVQPPPVQLEALSETSSKSTTPAVQSEDTLGTQSTPQFTISKYKLILPDTHGIASRRSIEKPAPQSNKPPIGAMVEVNIQPIVEVHKPPVQPIVVVNKPLTLPELLAEFKHPPPPQTPPIHVRERFLKLHHCLCNLVTEVVSVSPEQALRDWICQGEKVHSALSANKNHRISCLPGVEAGQAWFNVQIQLALDKVLLRIEEYISQEQCPFPHVMRTGAVFIPMMVVKKLLFPQVQGGHIDQVLQNRKVELRPTTLSEEKHLTQLHRQAFSSKLRRLMSLKHLPHIYTDVLNLFHHACVSKRLGVSE